The Cyanobacteriota bacterium genome has a segment encoding these proteins:
- a CDS encoding SGNH/GDSL hydrolase family protein, with the protein MSRSSHVMLCCIHWKRLVRRTRHRYWLPILGLILLAIVELVLRISCGLGNPPLLQADIYTGYRFQPNQSLVRFGKRIRYNQYSQRSDPIAVPKPPTIWRILMIGDSVLNGGNPIDQSDTITELLRAMIQATNQPAEVLNASAGSWGIGNGLGYLQLFGTLDSDIVVLQIGAHDLYQPTSTSEKLGRDPNFPNRRPWLALQEVWSRYLWPRLALLLPSVQFRVDSPTVSTSNTTTPEMVAQSNRQLLKTEVALIRQHHRPVYILFVPGFPQVYPPYAPVPYKAEFMQLAQSLQVPVLDLHQQWLTLPASTVMTYFRDELHFTVAGNHAIATALFQLFCQQEDQPECSNIQP; encoded by the coding sequence GTGTCTAGATCTAGTCATGTCATGCTGTGTTGCATTCACTGGAAGCGCCTTGTCAGGCGTACTCGGCACCGATATTGGCTACCAATATTAGGGCTGATACTGCTGGCCATTGTGGAGTTAGTATTGCGAATTAGCTGTGGCTTAGGTAACCCACCGTTGCTCCAAGCTGATATCTATACAGGCTATCGCTTTCAACCGAATCAATCACTGGTGAGGTTTGGTAAGCGAATTCGCTACAACCAATACTCTCAACGATCGGATCCAATTGCTGTCCCCAAACCACCAACAATTTGGCGAATTTTGATGATTGGCGATTCTGTGTTAAACGGTGGCAACCCGATCGACCAATCTGACACTATTACAGAGCTGTTGAGGGCCATGATTCAAGCAACTAACCAACCAGCAGAAGTCCTAAACGCCTCAGCAGGTTCATGGGGTATTGGCAATGGACTGGGTTATCTGCAATTGTTTGGCACCCTAGATAGCGATATAGTGGTTCTCCAAATTGGTGCTCACGATCTTTACCAGCCCACAAGCACAAGTGAAAAACTGGGTAGGGATCCTAACTTCCCCAACCGTCGGCCTTGGTTGGCTCTACAAGAAGTCTGGAGTCGCTACCTATGGCCACGCTTGGCCCTGTTGTTACCATCTGTCCAATTTCGAGTAGACTCTCCCACAGTGAGCACATCCAATACAACTACCCCAGAAATGGTTGCCCAGAGTAATCGCCAGCTCTTAAAAACAGAAGTTGCCCTAATCCGACAGCACCATCGGCCCGTATATATACTGTTTGTCCCAGGATTCCCTCAGGTATATCCTCCTTATGCCCCCGTTCCTTACAAGGCAGAGTTTATGCAACTGGCTCAATCACTCCAAGTTCCAGTGCTTGATTTACACCAACAGTGGCTGACATTGCCAGCTTCAACAGTAATGACTTACTTTCGGGACGAATTACACTTCACGGTGGCAGGAAACCATGCGATTGCTACCGCTCTATTTCAACTGTTTTGTCAACAGGAGGATCAACCAGAATGCTCTAATATTCAGCCGTAG
- the thiD gene encoding bifunctional hydroxymethylpyrimidine kinase/phosphomethylpyrimidine kinase, giving the protein MDTVKPDASIPVALTIAGSDSGGGAGIQADLRTFAFHKVHGTSALTCVTAQNTLGVTRVDALGPESVAAQIEAVVTDIGVNAAKTGMLLNKGIIATVVDWVTRLNVSPLVVDPVMVSRTGAQLIDDDAIALLTTALIPLATIVTPNRYEAQLLSGQTITTLEDMTTVAQAIYELGCKAVLVKGGSMPGALKGIDVWYDGSHTQVLKTTVINTTHTHGTGCTLSAAIAANLSLGHDLLDAVTLAKEYVTQALYHALAIGRGQGPVGHFYPLIQ; this is encoded by the coding sequence ATGGATACGGTTAAACCAGATGCATCTATACCTGTAGCGCTGACGATCGCTGGCTCCGATAGCGGTGGTGGGGCAGGTATCCAGGCTGACTTGCGAACCTTTGCTTTCCATAAAGTCCACGGTACCTCTGCCCTTACCTGTGTAACTGCTCAAAATACCTTAGGAGTCACTAGGGTTGATGCTTTGGGGCCGGAATCTGTGGCTGCTCAGATTGAGGCTGTCGTTACCGATATTGGTGTCAACGCAGCCAAAACAGGTATGTTGCTAAACAAGGGGATTATTGCTACTGTCGTTGACTGGGTTACTAGGTTAAACGTTAGCCCCCTCGTAGTTGATCCCGTAATGGTGTCGAGAACTGGTGCTCAGTTGATTGATGACGATGCAATTGCCTTATTAACAACAGCCTTGATTCCCTTGGCAACGATCGTAACCCCCAATCGCTATGAAGCACAACTCCTGAGTGGGCAAACCATTACCACCCTAGAGGATATGACTACCGTTGCTCAGGCTATTTATGAGCTGGGCTGCAAGGCAGTGCTAGTCAAGGGAGGCAGTATGCCAGGAGCGTTGAAAGGGATTGATGTTTGGTATGATGGTAGTCACACTCAAGTGTTAAAAACTACTGTTATTAATACAACCCATACTCATGGTACAGGCTGTACGTTATCAGCCGCGATCGCAGCTAATCTAAGTCTAGGGCATGACCTGTTAGATGCAGTGACCTTAGCGAAGGAGTACGTTACCCAAGCCTTGTATCATGCTTTGGCAATTGGGCGAGGGCAAGGCCCGGTTGGTCACTTCTACCCGCTGATACAGTAG
- the dprA gene encoding DNA-processing protein DprA, with protein MDDRAYWLAWAQVPGIGATLVKRIQQRFGSLQAGWSASLSDLMTVEGIGPQISEAILATRNSLEPYAFLEQHQQKNPCFWTPADPDYPRLLLETPSYPLVLYYRGHVVPEENQGRTNLVAIVGTRNPSDYGKRWTQRLTTALVQHGFVVVSGLAEGIDTEAHRTCVSRGSRTIAVVGSGIDVVYPVSNRQLCDDILVKGLVVSEYPRGTKPDRLHFPQRNRIIAGLCRAVLITEAPARSGALITASIANDYGRDVYVLPGALDNPRSYGCLELINQGAQLILGERHLLELLGTLPALDNSSAPETPISPRSESTLPPDLDPSLAKVLATISSDSVSFDYIVQHVEMPANVVSSALIQLQLMNLITELPGMRYQRH; from the coding sequence ATGGACGATCGGGCATATTGGCTAGCTTGGGCACAGGTTCCAGGTATTGGGGCTACCCTTGTAAAACGAATACAACAGCGGTTTGGTAGCCTGCAAGCGGGTTGGTCAGCTTCTCTATCAGATTTGATGACCGTTGAGGGTATTGGCCCCCAGATTTCAGAGGCTATTCTGGCTACGCGCAACTCTTTGGAACCATATGCTTTTCTAGAGCAGCATCAGCAAAAAAATCCTTGTTTTTGGACCCCTGCTGATCCTGACTATCCACGACTGTTGCTAGAAACGCCTAGTTATCCTCTAGTGCTGTATTACCGAGGCCACGTTGTTCCGGAAGAAAATCAAGGAAGGACTAACTTGGTGGCGATCGTTGGCACTCGCAACCCTTCGGACTATGGTAAGCGGTGGACACAAAGACTAACAACTGCCCTAGTGCAGCATGGCTTTGTAGTGGTTTCTGGTTTAGCTGAGGGCATTGACACAGAAGCTCACCGTACCTGTGTTTCCAGAGGTAGCCGAACGATTGCCGTTGTGGGTTCTGGCATTGATGTTGTTTACCCTGTCAGTAATCGTCAGCTCTGCGACGATATTTTAGTTAAGGGTTTAGTAGTGAGTGAATATCCTAGAGGCACGAAACCAGACCGACTACACTTTCCACAGCGCAATCGCATTATCGCAGGGTTATGTCGTGCTGTGCTGATCACTGAAGCCCCAGCTAGATCAGGTGCGTTGATTACAGCTAGCATCGCCAATGACTATGGACGAGATGTCTATGTATTGCCCGGAGCGTTAGACAATCCCCGCTCCTATGGTTGCTTAGAACTGATTAACCAGGGTGCACAACTCATTCTTGGGGAGCGTCATTTGCTAGAACTCTTGGGGACATTGCCAGCGCTAGATAATTCCTCAGCCCCAGAAACACCAATATCACCAAGGTCTGAGTCTACACTCCCACCCGATCTGGATCCATCACTAGCTAAGGTTTTAGCTACTATTTCGTCTGATTCAGTGTCCTTTGATTACATCGTTCAACATGTTGAAATGCCTGCTAACGTTGTCTCCAGTGCTCTTATCCAACTTCAGCTCATGAACTTAATTACGGAGTTGCCAGGAATGCGCTATCAGCGACACTAG
- a CDS encoding glycosyltransferase family 4 protein, which yields MRLSIITQFYPPDYAATGQLIEELATQLVNQGLHVQIFTGQPGYAYQKQSAPTIERSPQLLVQRSRASNLWPQRIRGKALNGLMFCLRSALHLLRNRQKKDILLVTTAPPYLPVLGYLAQKLLRIPYVCLLYDLYPDVAVELGVVSPQAGLTRLWNWINHHVWHHSKALIVLSSSMKDRIAKRYPELTDKIAIIHSWANPDWIVPIPKQDNWFAIDHHLDQRFTVLYSGNMGRCHDMDTILEAIKQLRYEPVQFVFIGGGAKRKAFLEQVEQLGLGNCLFLPYQDKHVLPYSLTACDLSLVSIGARMEGLIAPSKFYGSLAAGRPIAVICEPHSYLRSIIAASGCGKAFNLGDSTALANFIRLLLKNPHLVEEMGAAGRQYMECHFTPEIIAKQYLQVLQRVINTELHPNLCDLNQAVSIKTTAAVEPSLVRKASFAQRLINWHKGRLML from the coding sequence ATGAGGCTGTCTATTATTACACAGTTCTATCCGCCTGATTATGCGGCTACTGGTCAGTTAATTGAAGAGCTAGCAACCCAACTGGTGAACCAAGGTTTGCATGTTCAAATTTTTACTGGTCAGCCAGGCTATGCCTATCAGAAGCAGTCAGCACCTACGATTGAACGATCGCCCCAGTTACTGGTGCAACGATCGCGAGCCTCTAATCTTTGGCCTCAGCGGATCCGTGGCAAGGCTTTGAATGGGCTGATGTTTTGTCTACGATCGGCCCTGCATCTGCTGAGAAATCGCCAGAAGAAAGATATTCTACTAGTCACCACAGCGCCACCCTATTTGCCCGTCTTGGGGTATTTGGCGCAAAAATTACTTCGGATCCCTTACGTTTGTTTGCTGTACGATCTTTACCCTGATGTGGCCGTTGAGCTAGGGGTTGTGTCACCACAAGCAGGGCTTACTCGCCTGTGGAATTGGATTAATCATCATGTTTGGCATCACTCGAAGGCATTGATTGTCCTCAGTTCCAGCATGAAGGATCGGATTGCAAAGCGATATCCTGAACTAACGGACAAGATTGCTATTATTCACAGTTGGGCAAATCCAGACTGGATCGTACCCATTCCAAAACAAGACAACTGGTTTGCCATTGATCATCATCTAGATCAACGCTTTACAGTTTTATATTCAGGCAATATGGGTCGTTGTCATGACATGGATACGATTCTGGAGGCTATTAAACAATTGCGCTATGAACCTGTCCAATTTGTTTTTATCGGTGGTGGTGCAAAGCGCAAAGCATTTTTAGAACAGGTTGAGCAATTAGGGCTAGGCAATTGTCTGTTCTTACCCTACCAAGATAAACATGTCTTACCCTACTCCCTAACAGCCTGTGATTTATCCCTAGTTAGTATTGGAGCTAGAATGGAAGGCCTGATTGCTCCTAGCAAGTTCTACGGCAGTTTGGCTGCAGGGCGACCGATCGCGGTAATTTGTGAGCCACATTCCTACCTCCGAAGCATCATCGCAGCGTCTGGATGTGGAAAAGCCTTTAACCTAGGAGATAGTACTGCTTTAGCCAACTTTATCCGCCTGTTACTGAAGAATCCACATCTTGTGGAAGAAATGGGCGCTGCTGGTCGGCAGTATATGGAATGTCACTTCACGCCAGAAATCATTGCTAAGCAATATCTACAGGTGCTCCAGCGAGTTATCAATACTGAACTACACCCCAACCTATGTGATCTGAACCAAGCGGTAAGTATCAAAACTACGGCGGCTGTAGAACCTAGCCTAGTGCGTAAAGCTAGTTTTGCTCAACGTTTAATTAATTGGCACAAAGGTAGGTTGATGTTGTAG
- a CDS encoding DUF2301 domain-containing membrane protein, translated as MLTTQTSSTTDSMQAPEVYQGQFGTFTITDADRRSVIIYRAGLICSAMSFALGVGLVLWLGNQPFVLQALTPLYVCFCLGLGISLLTIHIYLAVLHRVLQLFWLVGAVAALAIAISSPQPLALVVYQHPSTLLGLGFTFAALTGITFKEAFCFNRPETKLLTPLIPMLVLGHLTRLFSPSVEQVLLASCAVLLLIVALRKLVQPIPPDIGDKSVFAYLQSQRQPSCH; from the coding sequence ATGCTGACAACACAGACCTCTAGCACTACAGATTCAATGCAAGCACCAGAGGTATATCAAGGCCAGTTTGGTACTTTTACAATCACCGATGCCGATCGGCGCAGTGTCATTATCTACCGGGCTGGTTTAATTTGTTCAGCCATGAGCTTTGCCTTGGGTGTTGGGTTAGTCCTGTGGTTGGGCAATCAACCGTTTGTTCTTCAAGCACTTACGCCCCTTTATGTCTGCTTTTGTCTGGGCTTGGGCATTAGTCTGTTAACTATTCACATTTACCTAGCGGTGCTACATCGGGTTTTACAACTGTTTTGGCTCGTGGGTGCCGTTGCTGCCCTCGCGATCGCCATCTCCAGCCCTCAACCATTAGCGTTAGTTGTTTATCAACATCCGTCTACATTGCTAGGTCTTGGGTTCACCTTCGCTGCGTTAACTGGCATTACCTTCAAGGAAGCATTTTGTTTCAACCGCCCCGAAACTAAGTTATTGACTCCATTGATTCCCATGTTGGTACTGGGTCATTTGACCAGGCTGTTCTCACCCAGTGTTGAGCAAGTCTTATTGGCCAGCTGTGCAGTTCTACTGCTGATAGTGGCTCTGCGCAAGCTAGTACAGCCTATTCCACCGGATATTGGTGACAAGAGTGTGTTCGCCTATCTCCAGTCTCAACGTCAACCTTCTTGCCACTAA